The Polyangiaceae bacterium genome includes a region encoding these proteins:
- a CDS encoding AbgT family transporter, protein MASKPELETQDPPEPPKSVVDRALGWVERIGNRLPDPALLFVLALLLTWVASALLSGHSFQVPSKTGMQARQVVNQLSGTSLTTFLADMVKTFTGFHPLGVVLVALLGVGVAEQSGFINAALKRLLAVTPKKLLTPMLVFVAILSHTAADAGYVLVIPLGGVIFAAAGRHPLAGIAAAFAGVSGGFSANPVPSGLDPLLQGLTQEAAQILDPKRQVNPLCNWVFTAVSSLLIVLVAWYVTDKIVEPRLKKIAIDGDPADMPKMAETTPEERRGLRAGSLAFVLGIAALVALSVPKSSPFRAPTGELTAFAAPLMQSIVPLIFLLFLLPGLAHGFASGTFRTHRDAIAGMSKTMSTMGYYIVMAFFASLFIYAFNKSQLGALLAVKGAEVLKSMALPGPVTVLAIIVLCATVNLVIGSASAKWALLAPIFVPMLMQLGISPELTQAAYRVGDSTTNIVTPLMPYFPLVVAFCQRYVKGTGIGTLTSLMLPFSVAFIVSWTLFLLAFWGAGIPLGVAAPYGYP, encoded by the coding sequence GTGGCCAGCAAACCCGAGCTCGAGACCCAAGATCCCCCGGAGCCCCCGAAGTCGGTCGTGGACCGCGCCCTCGGCTGGGTCGAACGCATCGGCAATCGGCTGCCGGATCCCGCGCTGCTCTTCGTCCTCGCGTTGCTCCTCACCTGGGTCGCGTCCGCGCTCCTGTCGGGCCACTCGTTCCAGGTCCCGTCGAAGACCGGGATGCAGGCGCGCCAGGTCGTGAACCAGCTCTCGGGCACCTCGCTCACCACGTTCCTGGCCGACATGGTCAAGACCTTCACGGGCTTCCACCCGCTCGGCGTGGTGCTCGTCGCGTTGCTCGGCGTCGGTGTCGCCGAGCAGAGCGGCTTCATCAACGCCGCGCTCAAGCGTCTGCTCGCGGTCACGCCGAAGAAGCTCCTGACGCCGATGCTGGTGTTCGTGGCGATCCTGAGCCACACCGCCGCGGACGCGGGCTACGTGCTGGTGATCCCGCTCGGCGGCGTGATCTTCGCGGCCGCGGGTCGCCACCCGCTGGCGGGCATCGCTGCGGCCTTCGCCGGCGTGTCCGGGGGCTTCTCCGCCAACCCGGTGCCGTCGGGGCTCGATCCGCTGCTGCAAGGGCTGACCCAAGAGGCGGCGCAGATCCTGGACCCGAAGCGCCAGGTCAACCCGCTCTGCAACTGGGTGTTCACCGCGGTCTCCAGCCTGCTCATCGTGCTCGTCGCCTGGTACGTCACCGACAAGATCGTGGAGCCGCGGCTGAAGAAGATCGCCATCGACGGCGACCCGGCGGACATGCCGAAGATGGCGGAGACCACCCCCGAGGAGCGGCGAGGCCTCAGGGCCGGCAGCCTCGCCTTCGTGTTGGGGATCGCGGCTCTGGTCGCGCTCTCGGTGCCGAAGAGCTCGCCCTTCCGCGCACCCACCGGGGAGCTGACCGCGTTCGCAGCGCCCTTGATGCAGTCCATCGTGCCGCTGATCTTCCTGCTCTTCCTGCTGCCCGGGCTGGCCCACGGCTTCGCCTCCGGAACCTTCCGGACGCACCGCGACGCCATCGCCGGCATGAGCAAGACCATGTCCACGATGGGCTACTACATCGTGATGGCGTTCTTCGCGTCCCTGTTCATCTACGCCTTCAACAAGAGTCAGCTCGGCGCGCTGCTCGCCGTCAAGGGCGCCGAGGTGCTGAAGTCCATGGCGCTGCCGGGACCGGTCACCGTCCTCGCGATCATCGTCCTGTGCGCGACGGTGAACCTGGTGATCGGATCGGCGTCGGCGAAGTGGGCGCTCCTCGCGCCGATCTTCGTCCCCATGCTGATGCAGCTCGGGATTTCCCCCGAGTTGACCCAGGCCGCGTACCGCGTCGGGGACTCGACCACCAACATCGTCACCCCGCTGATGCCGTACTTCCCGCTCGTGGTGGCGTTCTGCCAGCGCTACGTGAAGGGCACCGGGATCGGCACCCTGACCTCGCTCATGCTGCCGTTCTCGGTGGCGTTCATCGTGAGCTGGACGCTGTTCCTCCTGGCCTTCTGGGGCGCCGGCATCCCGCTCGGCGTAGCGGCGCCGTACGGATATCCGTGA